From the genome of Syngnathoides biaculeatus isolate LvHL_M chromosome 4, ASM1980259v1, whole genome shotgun sequence:
cGACGCCGACTTTTCTCACAAACTAGCAACTGGCAATAATTCCAAAGGAAAGCGACTGAGTTGCGTCTTTCCTCGCTCCAGGAAGCGAGTTCCAGAGGTTGATCCCCGAGGGCGGCGCGGCGGCCCAGCGGCCCGACGACGTCAAGAGGTTAATCTTCTGCACGGGCAAAGTTTACTACGAGCTCACCAAGGAGAGGAAGAACCGCGGGATGGACCAGACGGTGGCCGTCGCCCGCATCGAGCAGGTGGGCCCCCGTCGCGTTTGGCCCGATTCGGATCGTATTCGGGACTTAACCAACGCCTGCCGCCGCGATCCTTAATCTCGAGTGGCCGATCGCGCCCGAGAGGCTCCTCGCGGAACTCTCCGGGTCCACCATGTGTCTGTGCCCCGCAATGAGCCGTGcccgcgtgcgtgcgtgcgtgcagttGTCGCCGTTCCCGTTCGACCAAGTGAAGGCGGAGTCGGAGCGATTCGCCAACGCCGACTTGGTGTGGTGCCAGGAGGAGCACAAGAACCAGGGTTACTATGACTACGTCAAGCCTCGCATCAGGACCACCATCCAGAGAGCCAAACCCGTCTGGTGGGCGCCCCCTCCTTCTCTCGGTCACCCCCTTGACCCCTGTCTCttatttgcagtttttccacCTTAAACTCCCCCCCTTCTCCGTCCGTCTCAGGTACGCCGGTCGCGACCCCGCCGCGGCGCCGGCCACGGGCAACAAGAACACTCACCTTCTGGAGCTTCGGCGTTTCCTGGACAAGGCTTTTGGTCTGGACGCCTTCCAGGACCAGCAGTAGAAGACTCCTTATGACCTCTGACCCCGCAGCAGATgggaccctaaccctaacctttgaCTGTCACGCACACGCCCGAAGTGCTAAAGTCCCaatgttgatttttcttttccgagTTGCTAATTGGAAGTGACTTTGATTGATTGACAGGCTCTTGCTTCCCTGCAGCGCCTCCTACAGGCCACCAGTGACAACACTGATTTCTGTGCAGATTTTACTGATTTTTAAAGCGCCCCCCCCTCCATTGCCCAGTCATTTCCGTCGCacgttcttctatttttttttttttacatttcgtTGACCGACAGTCGGGCTTCTTGTgagcacacaaaacaaaaagaggaaaccCAAAAAGTTTGGTTCGATCAAAGATGAAATCAAAGAAGCCGGCCGATTGTCGGGTCTGTCGAGCGTCGTTCGGTGCGCCGTGCGGCTGGAGAAGGTTTTGCGGCGAGTGCGGCTGCCAAAGGAGACTTGAGCTTTGACGTGAACCCacgaagaaggagaaaaagatcttgtatttattttgctaGAGGGGAGCTGCCAAGTTTTCTTCCTGGTTTTGCTTCATTCAATAAAGATTTCTTGCTGTCCGCCACACATCTTGCCCTTGTCTTTCCAGACGACAACGGCGTTCTCGCGGCACGTTTCCCGTCGAGACCGCCGCTCATCCGCTCCCTACCTGTCACCTTGAGTGTGACGCGAGGAAGGAcaaagactttgcaaaaataaatatcttgGCCTCACGTTCGTAACCCCGTAATGACCGCGGCCGATTTCCCTCCGAAAAAGCGTCCGCTGGGGTGTTGGTGACCAAACTTTGCGCAGCGATTTGTTGGCCTGGTTCAGTTGTGGAGTTGGACAAATGTAGCTGTCGGTGTGGAGGTTTTGCTCGTCAATTTCATTTGAGGTCCACTCACGTGCGTCTTTGACAGAAGTGCTCACGTTACGACGAGGGTTCCGATTTGGTCAAAACGTGCACGCGAGGGGGAAAGCCAGAGTACATCGCGGACGGATCCCAAACTAAATCAAGCGTTTGGTCACGCAAACGCTTGATTTAGTTTAGCAGGTGATGAATCTTCCCCGTCGCTTTAGAGAAATTTTGTCCCGCATTTCTTTGGAGAATTGTTTCAAGTCCTGCCATATTGGAGACTTTTCTCGCATAAATTgtaggtcacaccacagcatctcaattggagttgaatccagactttgacctggccttcattttttttttctccggggGGAGCCATTCAGAGGTAGACTTGCAGACGGTTTTGTCCCGCCGCATGATCCGAGAGCGCCTGACTTTCAGGGCACCGACCGATGACTTGGTACACAGTAGAATTGATAGTTCCGTTAATCACACCAAGTCGTCCAGGTCCTTCGGTAGCGAAGCAGCCACACACCATCGCACGGCTACCGTTGGCGTAATGTTCTTTTGATCGAGTGCTGTGGCATTTTGTCGACAGGTGTAACGGACCGCACGCCTcccaaaaagttgaatttttctccaaaagtctggAGGATCGTCAAGATCCTTTTGTGTTCTCAGCTGCCGAGCAGTTTTGGCCTGGGAACTCTCTCGTGGTTGCCATTTTGGGGCTCTTGTCTCGTCTTCCTTTCCTGGCGGAGTCGTGAACGCTGAGGCCGGAGTATATTTACAGTTCTGTGTCGAAACTTTTAGCTTCAAATACGATGCGCAAAATGTCTATCGCGGAGCCGATCGTCATTGATACCGACCGATCGAATCGTAAAGCGTCGCCTTTCCGCCCGCGCCGGTTGCTGCGGCCGTTAACCGCTTGGCGCCTGTGATGTGACGCAGCCCGGCGGCGGGTTATCGAGCTACCCCCGACTCGCCGATTCCGGGTAACCCGACTCGGGCCGTCACGCCGGGCGGCTCCGTGGCGCCTCCCTGCATGTCACCCGGCGACAGCGACGTCAACAAACCCTCCTTTCTGCCCGACGCCAAAGCGGCCCCGCCCACAGGTGCGCGTCCGCCCAACGGGCCGTCTCGGGAAGCGGGCGCCTGACTTCCCGTTCGGCAGGTAACCCGAGCGACGGCCTGCGTCTGACGTTCCCGGTGCGAGACGGCGTGGTCCCGGAGCCCCTCAGGTTGGAGCGCAACCTGGCGGTCAGCAATCACGTCTTCCGGCTCAGAGACGCCGGTCACGAGGTCGCTTCCTGTCACCTTTGACGCTTAACAGTTTGATTTGACGGAAAGTTCTGAAGTGTGCCCGCGTGTGCAGGTACAGGCCAGACCTGGATCTTCAGTTCAAGTGCTACCACCACGAGGATCGGCAGATGAACGCCAACTGGCCGGCCTCGGTCCAGGTAGGACACGCTCGGGTGTTGTTTGTATGCGCGCTCAAAGCCCCTCCCTGCGGTTCGTTCCCAAGGTGAGCGTCAACGCCACGCCGCTGACCATCGAGCGCGGCGACGACAAGGCGTCGCACGAGCCTCTGTACCTGAAACGCGTGTGCCAGCCGGGCAGGAACGCCATCCAGCTCACCGTCGCCGCCTGCTGCTGCGTCAGTCACGCGCACGTCTCTCCGCCGTCTCACTGTCTCCCTCGTGTGGCGCAGTCCCACCTGTTCGTCGGTGCGTTCGGTCCTTCAGGGTCTGATGAAGAAGAGGCTTCCCGCCGAGCACTGCGTCGCCGAGAGAGAGTCGCCGGAGCGTTTCGCCACGACAGCTTTGGGTCCGAGCGGCTTGACGCTCTCGCGATGCGTGCAGTCAAAAGGAACTTCAGCAGCGGCGGCACCGTTGCTCAACGGCGAGGACGCAGTGGAGCAGACGGCCGTCAGGGTGTCGCTCAAATGTCCCATCACCTTCAGGCGGATCCAGCTGCCTGCCGGCCAGAGGGCACGACTGCGGGcacatgcgggggggggggcacactttTCTCAGCgctcaccacttcctgtttgcagtgctTCGACCTGGAGCCCTACCTGCAGCTCAACCGCGAGAGAGGAACGTGGAGATGTCCCGTCTGCCACGCCGCTCGTGTCGCCGCTTTCACGACAGTAAAACGGGGCTGCTGGAGGGCCTGGAAGTGGATCAGTACATGCTGGGAATCCTCATCTACGTTCAGAGGTGAGTCGCTAACCCGCGCCGACGCAACACGCCACACGTCGGGCGTCGCATCACGGCGTCGCGTCCTCGTCCCGCGTTCAGTTCCGAGCACCGAGAGATGGCCGTCGACCCGGCGTGCCGCTGGAGGCCGGTCCCGGTCAAGCCGGAGGTCCGCGTCAAGGAGGAGGCGGACTGCCCGGTCCCGAAGCGCCGTCGGGCCCCCGGCCCGAGTCACGCGGTGCTGCCGAGCGTCATGGAGATGATCGCCTCCCTCCAATATCACATCGCCACTTGACATACAAGCGCCTTGACTGAGGAGCGGCCTTCGGTGGACCGCCGTCGGAACATTTGGGCGacaattgtgtttttaaacCCAAAAGCGTTACTTTTGGGGTTAGGGTTCATGGGAAAATACATCTGGGTGGCGGGACCGGTCGGAGCCGGGGGCCTGCCTCACAGTCGGGCGGGCCGGGGTTCGAACCCGCGCGGAGTTTGCGCGCGTCTGCGTGGGCCCTCCGCTTTCCGCCGGCGTCCCAAAAACTCGCCGGCGTTGTTCGGAGACTCCACATTGTCCGGAGGTGCGATCGGCCGGCCTCCCGCTCGTGGATAGCCGGGACGGGCTCGGGCGCCTCCGCGACCCccggtgaggatgagcggctcggaAAAGGGATGGAGCAGATGGGTGGTTTGCAGGCGTTGCGATGGCGAAGATCATTTGCAAGTCCTCCAAGCGGCGTCTCGAAATCTGAATTGCGTGTGTGCTTGTGCGCCAGCGTACGCCGGCTCGTCGGACTTGACCTCGGGGGGACTTCTCGtcgcccgccccccccccccccccccccgcccctctcaGGCGGGACAGGTGGACGTCGTcctcctttttgtctttttcctttgctgattgtattttctttccttcctttttctgaatcctcctcttcttcttcttgactcTCTCCATCGGTTTATTTGAGCTTTCTTCGGGTCGCGGTCGCCATCCCATTGCGGGCTtcccattttttctttctttctttcctttccttgttgttttgttgcttcTTTATTTCCTTTGCTCTCCGTCCGTTCCTTTCTTCGGGACTTTTCATCCCTTCTTCCTCCCTCCAGCTTTTGTCCCCTTCCCACGGCGTGGCCCACCCTCAGCGGCCGCCCGTCAGTCTCCCCGGCGACCGCGACGCCCGACTCCACGGCCGAGCCTTCGAACTCGGGCCCGGCGTCCCGGAAGCTTCTCTCGACGCGAGTCCGTCGTGCCGCcgtcctgcgtgggtttccttgtcgtcatggtaacgtgtgtccacacacacacgcgcgcgcgcgcgcagcAGCTGCTGCTTCCCGTGTTGAGCAACCCGGACGAGCTGCTGTCCTACTTGGGCCCGCCGGACCTCCCCAACGCCGGCGCCGGCGCCGACCTGCTGTCGCTCTTCGTGAACAACTGAGCGGACGCTTCCGCGTTGGACAGTTCCTCGCTCATCTCTTGACATTTTCTGTCCTGAAGTCAACGGATTTGCTCGGGTTTTCCCATCGCTGCGGAAATCTCGCAAAGACGCAAAGTTGGCGCTTGCAGCAAGATCTGCCAATTGTAAAAATATCcatctgacattttttgttgttgttttcccccCTCCCTTATTTCTTCACTTAGCAACACAACTAGCCCCCGCCAAGTCACCTCCGGAAGCTTCTCCGACCGTCGCCGTCTCCGGTCAGGATCCTTTGGTCGGACCCGGCCGCCGGGCTCACGCGATGGCTGCCGACCGCGGTCGAGCTCGCTTCCTGTCTGTGACGCGCCCAATAAAGTTGACGTGAGTCCTGgtccaaaatgaaatgaatatttCTTTATTCTTAACAAGCAAATAATCATCTTGCTGGTGTGAACCTTTTTACTAATTGACAATAATCAGCAAATTCTTAGCCCCTGCATGTTAATACAGGACATAAGACAGTAAATtcaaacgtttaaaaaaaacatgaatattgtaaaatatgaaatgcaTGCCGTGATGTCAGTTTGGCGCCCAAAGGACCGCATTGACATTTGAGGGCAGCTGTAATGATTCTGAATGGAAGAAAGCAGAAGCAGCTCAAGAAATGTTAGCTGCGATCGCAAACTGCGACATTGACAACAGACGAGTTATGACGACGGGGTCGCGATTATATTTCTCAGTACGGTACGAGAGcaaaagagaggaagaccaaagaaaaggttgctggatgttgtgagggaggccaCGAGgacagagaggaggatgcaggagatttggccaagatggggaaaaaagatgacgcTTGCGGCGACCCCgtgcgggacaagccgaaggaaaaGTGAAGTACAGTTTCGCGCAGATGACCGCACCCCGTCCGCGTGACCGCGCATTCCTCCTGGGttgggggcggggcggggcgcgGCGCGCGCTCGGACAGCCGTTGGCCAATCAGCGCTGCTCACGATTGACCACTCGGACTATCGCTCGCCCCGATTCGCGGTCCGCCGGCGGGGGGGGCGGGACCGCGTATTCGAGAACCTTCGGCAAAGCGCCGCCCGAGCGGCCCGttctgaggggggaaaaaaaaaaaaaacccaacgcGGCGTAAAAATGGCTCGACCAATCAAAAAGGCACACTCGCGAGTCGCTAAGCGGCCTTCGGTTGTCTGGCTCCCGATTGGCCAAAGTCCAGGCCAGTGTTGCGGTTCGCCGCTCGCCATTGGCCGAGTGGGAACAATGCCCGCCCACTGGCGCTTGATATAAAGTTATTGGACGGTCGGCCATCTTTCTCGGCCCGTTATCGTCCACGCGCTGCGCTCGTCAGGAAATTCtccattcctcctcctcctcctcctccttgttgttttttttcctgaagtaAAGCGGCAGGCATGGCCAAACCAAGAGTCTTTTTCGACATCACCGCCGACGGCAAGCCTTTGGGCCGCGTGGTGATGGAGGTAAGTCGGGCCGGCCGCCGTGGAGACGCGCGGGATGCGGCCGACGTGCGCTTCGTTCTTTGTGCGATTCCACCAGGCCgaacgcgggggggggggggggggggggtcgttcgGGGTGCCCCCCCGGCCGGAGCTCCGCGTTCGGCGACGCTAAATGAGTCATGCTCAAAGGTAACTGACCTATACGGAGAGAGTCGGACTCGCCCCCCCAATATCTCATTGATGGCGTTTCCCAGGTTGCCGCCATATTGGAGATGGCCGTTATGAACTTTGACTCATCCGATGGTCCGGAATAAAAGGCAGTGTCTGCTGCGGAGTGGAACGTGGGCGTGTACAAGCAGCATCTTGAAGGCAAACTAGCAGTGAAAAATGCTTTTCTCTGAAGGGACCGTCGAAAACCAGATAAAGTTGCCTGATTGTCACGCGCCCGCCACCTGCTGTAGTTGAGACGTCAGTAAATTGCTCCCAAAGTTAAGCGAAAGTGTCGCGTTTCGATCAACTCCGAAATAAACGACGGGGGCCCAATGTTGAGATTGAAATGAAGTACCAGATACTTTGAACGACACTCGTCGGAGGCTGAGCTACACCGTTTGTGTGTTTGGAGCGGAATGCAAGATGGTCACGTTTCCATCTTTGCTCGTATGTTTCTTATCGACAATTTGCCGTACCGTGTATGAATATAGATTTTTGCCATACACAAAAAGAATCTGCATCCCACCACTTGGGAATCGTTTCAAGGCAGTATTCCTTTATATTACATTTAACCTCTGTCTAATGTCGCTCACGGACCAttattgggaggggggggggttaaaattcAACTTTAATGTGGGATTTCACCTGTGGAGTAACGTGTTTCAGGAAGATTTCAACATCAGCATATAAATCAAATGAGTGTGACGTCATTCTAAATTGACAGCAAAGCCAAAAGTGGCCAaaacgagcgagcgagcgagcgagccggCCGGCGGTTGATGGTCCGTGGCCCCAACCTTTAAATgacggccccccccccccccccccaccacatgCAAGATGGCAGCGACGTTGACGTGCAATTCCAAGTCAAGGCAGCGTTCTTTCGATCCTGACGCCTGGTTGTATATATTTATGTCTGCAACGGGAAAGGCAGTTGACTGTCGCTGTTGCTTTTCCTTTTGGAGCttttggcccccccccccccccccccccgcacccccatTTTGTGTGTAGCTTTTGAGCGCACGAGCAGCACTGCTAACGGCTCTCTTGACGCTAGCACGCGGCCGGTCGCCGTCCCCTCCCCGGgccaggccgccgccgccgcccgctttTATTGGAGACGCCCCGAATGAAATTTAATTTTGCCTCCGGGCGGCCAAttggtcgccccccccccccccctttttttttttttttttttttttaaaatcggcTTTTTAGACGCGCGCCCCCGTTCGTGCCTGCGGGCGACGATTTGGCTGCGAGTGACGTGACTGCTCTCAACCAAGATGGCTCCGTTCGGCGGGACTGCGAcattcttctctctctctctcccccccccccccctttctggAAACTTCCACGCTGCGGCGGcgagagggaggaagggaggggtTGTGGTGGTCACCGTGGGGCGGGCCTTCTCAGCCCCACGCCGCGCTTGTGACGCGCCCGCGGAACCTTTTTCAAACTCCGCGACCTCCATTTTGTCTCCTGACTTGGGCGCAAAAGCCTTTTTGGGTGTCACGTGAACGGGGCGTCCCCCCAAAA
Proteins encoded in this window:
- the LOC133500042 gene encoding zinc finger MIZ domain-containing protein 1-like produces the protein RSPAAGYRATPDSPIPGNPTRAVTPGGSVAPPCMSPGDSDVNKPSFLPDAKAAPPTGNPSDGLRLTFPVRDGVVPEPLRLERNLAVSNHVFRLRDAGHECARVCRYRPDLDLQFKCYHHEDRQMNANWPASVQVSVNATPLTIERGDDKASHEPLYLKRVCQPGRNAIQLTVAACCCVSHAHVSPPSHCLPRVAQSHLFVGAFGPSGSDEEEASRRALRRRERVAGAFRHDSFGSERLDALAMRAVKRNFSSGGTVAQRRGRSGADGRQGVAQMSHHLQADPAACRPEGTTAGTCGGGGTLFSALTTSCLQCFDLEPYLQLNRERGTWRCPVCHAARVAAFTTVKRGCWRAWKWISTCWESSSTFRATQLAPAKSPPEASPTVAVSGQDPLVGPGRRAHAMAADRGRARFLSVTRPIKLT